In Myxococcus stipitatus, the following are encoded in one genomic region:
- the htpG gene encoding molecular chaperone HtpG, which produces MTVEAAPQRETHAFQAEINQLLSLVINSLYSHKEIFLRELVSNASDALDKLRFRAITEPELLADAPELELRIIPDADKGTLTIEDSGIGMSHDELVKNLGTIAHSGSREFIQAMTQRGQKDMQLIGQFGVGFYSAYLVADRVEVISRAAGKDSSAWKWTSEAHGTFTVEPAERATRGTSVILHMKEDQKEFLDEWRLRSLITQYSDYVGHPIKLQVKKTTGTGDDAKTEASLEVVNKASALWQRSKSDITDEQYQEFYKHLTHDWDAPLAWTHFKADGNQQFTGLLFVPKHPPFDLNAQQQRGVRLFVKRVFIMDRCEELVPQWLRFVRGVIDSDDLPLNVSRELLQDSQVVRAIRKHVVKKSLDLLEKMSKDKPEDYKEFWKSFGTVLKEGLATEAEHKDKLGGLLRYESSREEGLTSLADYVSRMKEGQEALYYMYGESRKAVEDSPHLEALKQRGYEVLFMTDPVDEWAAQGLREFQGKPLVSALQADLKLQATEEQKKEQEQSAEGLKGLTSRMKDVLQESVREVRVTDRLTDSPVCLVVPEGGSPAYLERLLQQRGKGMPRVKRILEVNPKHPVIEHLKALHEKDPAQAQVSEWIELLHDQALLTEGSTISDPNRFARRLTTLLTQVAGMAAQAPGNSRPAASTQATS; this is translated from the coding sequence ATGACCGTCGAAGCCGCCCCCCAGCGCGAAACCCATGCCTTCCAGGCGGAGATCAACCAACTCCTGAGCCTGGTCATCAACTCGCTCTACAGCCACAAGGAGATCTTCCTGCGTGAGCTGGTGTCCAACGCCTCGGACGCGCTGGACAAGCTGCGCTTCCGGGCGATTACCGAGCCCGAGCTGCTCGCGGACGCCCCGGAGCTGGAGCTGCGCATCATCCCCGACGCCGACAAGGGCACCCTCACCATCGAGGACAGCGGCATCGGCATGTCGCACGACGAGCTGGTGAAGAACCTGGGCACCATCGCCCACTCCGGCTCGCGCGAGTTCATCCAGGCCATGACGCAGCGTGGGCAGAAGGACATGCAGCTCATCGGCCAGTTCGGCGTGGGCTTCTACAGCGCGTACCTCGTCGCGGACCGGGTGGAGGTCATCAGCCGCGCGGCGGGCAAGGACTCCAGCGCGTGGAAGTGGACCTCGGAGGCCCACGGCACCTTCACCGTGGAGCCCGCCGAGCGCGCCACCCGAGGCACCTCCGTCATCCTCCACATGAAGGAGGACCAGAAGGAGTTCCTGGACGAGTGGCGGCTGCGCTCGTTGATTACGCAGTACTCCGACTACGTGGGCCACCCCATCAAGCTCCAGGTGAAGAAGACCACCGGGACGGGGGACGACGCGAAGACGGAAGCCTCGCTGGAGGTGGTGAACAAGGCCAGCGCGCTGTGGCAGCGCTCCAAGTCGGACATCACCGACGAGCAGTACCAGGAGTTCTACAAGCACCTGACGCACGACTGGGACGCGCCCCTGGCGTGGACCCACTTCAAGGCGGACGGCAACCAGCAGTTCACCGGCCTGCTCTTCGTTCCCAAGCACCCGCCGTTCGACTTGAACGCGCAGCAGCAGCGCGGGGTGCGGCTGTTCGTCAAGCGCGTGTTCATCATGGACCGCTGCGAGGAACTGGTGCCGCAGTGGCTGCGCTTCGTGCGCGGAGTCATCGACTCGGACGACCTGCCGCTCAACGTGTCGCGCGAGCTGCTCCAGGACTCGCAGGTGGTGCGCGCCATCCGCAAGCACGTGGTGAAGAAGTCCCTGGACCTCCTGGAGAAGATGTCCAAGGACAAGCCGGAGGACTACAAGGAGTTCTGGAAGTCTTTCGGCACGGTGCTCAAGGAGGGCCTCGCCACCGAGGCCGAGCACAAGGACAAGCTGGGCGGCCTGCTGCGCTACGAGAGCTCCCGCGAGGAGGGCCTCACCTCGCTGGCCGACTACGTGTCGCGCATGAAGGAGGGCCAGGAGGCGCTCTATTACATGTACGGCGAGTCCCGGAAGGCGGTGGAGGACAGCCCGCACCTGGAGGCGCTCAAGCAGCGCGGCTACGAGGTCCTCTTCATGACGGACCCGGTGGACGAGTGGGCCGCGCAGGGCCTGCGTGAGTTCCAGGGCAAGCCCCTGGTGTCCGCGCTCCAGGCGGACCTGAAGCTCCAGGCCACCGAGGAGCAGAAGAAGGAGCAGGAGCAGAGCGCGGAGGGACTCAAGGGGCTCACGTCGAGGATGAAGGACGTGCTCCAGGAGTCGGTGCGCGAAGTGCGCGTGACGGACCGGCTCACGGACTCGCCGGTGTGCCTCGTCGTTCCGGAGGGCGGCTCTCCGGCGTACCTGGAGCGGCTGCTCCAGCAGCGCGGCAAGGGCATGCCGCGCGTCAAGCGCATCCTCGAGGTCAATCCCAAGCACCCGGTCATCGAGCACCTCAAGGCGCTCCACGAGAAGGACCCGGCCCAGGCGCAGGTGTCCGAGTGGATTGAGCTCTTGCATGACCAGGCGCTGCTCACCGAGGGCAGCACCATCTCCGACCCCAACCGCTTCGCGCGCCGGCTGACGACGCTGCTGACGCAGGTGGCGGGGATGGCCGCGCAGGCCCCGGGGAACTCGCGGCCGGCGGCGTCCACGCAGGCCACGAGCTGA
- a CDS encoding endonuclease: MTTTRTGTPTRWSALLVAWTVVLTSTSALAADEVRLLKAVSTVSSYRGQTWQDVTYLLVVKNLAYEKQVAIHDKQPDGTWLDLSASYEGGAGPGYELWKVTRQYPSWGTSPQPTRDLEFVAKLTVNGQTYWDNNAGANYHLGRADGPLLPRVNVLVATSVWQTTGEVDIGIDVKNLAYAKSVTVVYTTDDWATSHEVAASFLPSYSVGYAYVSSPNAQNVERWQARIPNGSGTPRYYIRYQVGGQTYWDSHFGDNYPPIYPPL, from the coding sequence ATGACGACGACTCGAACCGGTACTCCCACCCGATGGAGTGCGCTGCTGGTGGCATGGACCGTGGTGCTGACCTCCACCTCCGCGCTCGCCGCGGACGAGGTGCGCCTGCTCAAGGCGGTGAGCACGGTGAGCAGCTACCGCGGGCAGACGTGGCAGGACGTCACCTACCTGCTGGTGGTGAAGAACCTGGCCTACGAGAAGCAGGTCGCCATCCATGACAAGCAGCCGGATGGGACGTGGCTGGACCTGTCCGCCAGCTACGAGGGCGGCGCGGGCCCGGGATATGAGCTGTGGAAGGTGACGCGGCAGTACCCGAGCTGGGGCACGTCTCCGCAGCCGACCCGGGACCTGGAGTTCGTCGCGAAGCTCACGGTGAATGGACAGACGTATTGGGACAACAACGCGGGGGCCAACTACCACCTGGGTCGCGCGGACGGCCCCCTCCTGCCCCGCGTGAATGTGCTGGTGGCCACGAGTGTCTGGCAGACCACCGGCGAGGTGGACATCGGCATCGACGTGAAGAACCTCGCCTATGCGAAGAGCGTCACTGTCGTCTACACCACGGATGACTGGGCCACCTCGCACGAGGTCGCCGCGTCCTTCCTGCCGAGCTACTCCGTGGGGTACGCCTACGTCTCCAGCCCCAACGCGCAGAACGTGGAGCGCTGGCAGGCGCGCATCCCGAACGGGTCCGGCACACCCCGCTACTACATCCGCTACCAGGTGGGGGGCCAGACGTACTGGGACAGCCACTTCGGCGACAACTACCCGCCCATCTACCCTCCCCTGTAA
- a CDS encoding dipeptidyl-peptidase 3 family protein codes for MNRTLFSLLGAMLLSGPALAEQKAPAALPDAAELQRLTARFAPVELKVDLKALPDNERRALARIVQASQYMDALFLRQRWAGSETVLLGLVRDETPLGRARLHAFVLDKGPWISLDEGRPFLPGVPPKPEAGNFYPAGSSKAEVEAWVKSLPEAQAKEATGFYTTIRRGTDGKFISVPYSVEYQGELAQAAALFREAANLTKQPTLKAFLNARADAFLSNDYYASEVAWMKLDASIEPTVGPYEVYEDGWFNYKAAFEAFVGLRDDAETTKLAKFSDHLQDLENNLPIDPKMRSPKLGALAPIRVVNSLFSSGDANRGVQTAAYNLPNDERVTEAMGSKRVMLKNVQEAKFQRVLLPIAKVALTAKDQQDVAFDAFFTHILMHELMHGLGPHNITVDGKETTVRQALQVASSALEEAKADISGLWALQRLMDTGVIDKSMARTMYTTFLASAFRSIRFGIDEAHGKGVALQLNHFLDTGAVKVNADGTFSVVPEKIQQSVTSLTKQLMEIQGKGDRKAAEALLAKMGVVRPPVRKVLERLKDVPVDIEPHYVTAEELVREATASTASPGGKK; via the coding sequence ATGAACCGAACCCTCTTCTCCCTGCTCGGGGCGATGTTGCTGTCCGGCCCCGCCCTCGCCGAGCAGAAAGCCCCCGCCGCCCTGCCCGACGCCGCCGAGCTCCAGCGCCTCACCGCGCGCTTCGCCCCGGTGGAGTTGAAGGTCGACCTGAAGGCCCTTCCCGACAACGAGCGCCGCGCCCTGGCGCGCATCGTCCAGGCCTCGCAGTACATGGACGCGCTCTTCCTGCGCCAGCGCTGGGCGGGCAGCGAGACGGTGCTGCTGGGACTGGTGCGGGATGAGACGCCGCTGGGCCGCGCGCGGTTGCACGCGTTCGTCCTGGACAAGGGCCCGTGGATCAGCCTGGACGAGGGGCGGCCGTTCCTGCCCGGCGTGCCCCCGAAGCCGGAGGCCGGCAACTTCTACCCGGCCGGCTCCTCCAAGGCGGAGGTGGAGGCGTGGGTGAAGTCGCTGCCCGAGGCGCAGGCGAAGGAGGCCACCGGCTTCTACACGACCATCCGCCGGGGCACCGACGGCAAGTTCATCTCCGTGCCGTACAGCGTGGAGTACCAGGGGGAGCTGGCGCAGGCGGCCGCGCTCTTCCGCGAGGCGGCGAACCTCACCAAGCAGCCCACGCTCAAGGCGTTCCTCAACGCGCGCGCGGACGCGTTCCTGTCCAACGACTACTACGCCAGCGAGGTGGCGTGGATGAAGCTGGACGCGAGCATCGAGCCCACCGTCGGACCCTACGAGGTCTACGAGGACGGCTGGTTCAACTACAAGGCCGCCTTCGAGGCCTTCGTGGGTCTGCGCGACGACGCGGAGACGACGAAGCTTGCGAAGTTCAGCGACCACCTCCAGGACCTGGAGAACAACCTCCCCATCGACCCGAAGATGCGCAGCCCGAAGCTGGGCGCGCTGGCCCCCATCCGCGTCGTCAACAGCCTGTTCTCCTCGGGCGACGCCAACCGCGGCGTGCAGACGGCGGCCTACAACCTGCCCAATGACGAGCGCGTCACGGAGGCCATGGGCTCCAAGCGGGTCATGCTCAAGAACGTGCAGGAGGCCAAGTTCCAGCGCGTGCTGCTGCCCATCGCCAAGGTGGCGCTGACCGCGAAGGACCAGCAGGACGTGGCCTTCGACGCGTTCTTCACGCACATCCTCATGCACGAGCTGATGCACGGCCTGGGGCCGCACAACATCACCGTGGATGGCAAGGAGACGACGGTGCGTCAGGCGCTCCAGGTGGCGTCCAGCGCGCTCGAGGAGGCCAAGGCGGACATCTCCGGCCTGTGGGCGCTGCAGCGGCTGATGGACACGGGCGTCATCGACAAGTCCATGGCGCGCACCATGTACACGACGTTCCTGGCCTCCGCGTTCCGCTCCATCCGCTTCGGCATCGACGAGGCGCACGGCAAGGGCGTGGCGCTGCAGCTGAACCACTTCCTCGACACGGGCGCGGTGAAGGTCAACGCGGACGGCACCTTCTCCGTGGTGCCGGAGAAGATTCAGCAGTCGGTCACCTCGCTGACGAAGCAGTTGATGGAGATTCAGGGGAAGGGTGACCGCAAGGCGGCCGAGGCCCTGCTGGCGAAGATGGGCGTGGTGCGGCCTCCGGTGCGCAAGGTGCTGGAGCGCCTCAAGGACGTGCCGGTGGACATCGAGCCCCACTACGTCACCGCGGAGGAGCTGGTCCGCGAGGCCACCGCGTCCACGGCGTCCCCGGGCGGGAAGAAGTAG
- a CDS encoding fatty acid desaturase: MATLVPYRAAPLGPWGVLVALVIVGAWGGHLAWMLMSSGLPWDAPLTWLHVVVQAWLCTGLFITGHDAMHGTVARPAWVNEAVGTIACFLFAGLSYRRLVVNHRAHHEDPTGEKDPDFSTRTQSFWPWLGTFMVRYTTLPQLGVMAAKFNILVYLGVSQPRVLVFWVLPAVLGTLQLFYFGTYLPHRRPDTPDMAPHHARTLPRNHPWALLSCFFFGYHWEHHQSPGTPWWRLWRLKDSRTEQAARAVSARDAM, translated from the coding sequence ATGGCGACCTTGGTTCCATACCGCGCGGCTCCGCTGGGGCCTTGGGGTGTCCTCGTCGCGCTCGTCATCGTGGGCGCGTGGGGCGGGCACCTGGCGTGGATGCTGATGTCGTCCGGGTTGCCCTGGGACGCTCCGCTCACCTGGCTGCATGTCGTCGTCCAGGCGTGGCTGTGCACGGGGTTGTTCATCACCGGCCATGACGCCATGCACGGCACGGTGGCCCGCCCGGCCTGGGTGAACGAGGCGGTGGGCACCATCGCCTGCTTCCTCTTCGCGGGCCTGTCGTACCGCCGGCTGGTGGTCAACCACCGCGCCCACCACGAGGACCCGACGGGCGAGAAGGACCCGGACTTCTCCACGCGCACCCAGTCGTTCTGGCCGTGGCTCGGCACCTTCATGGTCCGCTACACCACGCTGCCGCAACTGGGCGTGATGGCGGCCAAGTTCAACATCCTCGTCTACCTGGGGGTGTCCCAGCCGCGCGTGCTCGTGTTCTGGGTGTTGCCCGCCGTGCTGGGCACGCTGCAGCTCTTCTACTTCGGCACGTACCTGCCGCACCGCCGCCCGGACACGCCCGACATGGCGCCCCATCACGCGCGCACCTTGCCGCGCAATCACCCGTGGGCCCTGCTGTCCTGCTTCTTCTTCGGCTACCACTGGGAGCACCACCAGTCTCCCGGCACACCCTGGTGGCGGCTGTGGCGACTCAAGGACTCGCGGACCGAGCAGGCGGCCCGCGCGGTGTCGGCTCGCGACGCGATGTAA
- the msrP gene encoding protein-methionine-sulfoxide reductase catalytic subunit MsrP, with protein sequence MSDDTPSGSDITPEPLYLRRRELLKNAGLFLGTAAGVAGGLLSLTGRGRGSSADAVPDAGAVAGPVVKAASEFDTSEPRTSYEDITTYNNFYELGLDKGDPARLAHLLKPRPWTVTLDGEVHEPRTVDIDQLLSWFPPEERVYRMRCVEAWSMVIPWLGFPLAALLAKVKPTSHARYVAFTTLMDPEQLPGQQRRVLDWPYTEGLRLDEAKHPLTFMAMGLYGRQLPAQNGAPLRLVVPWKYGFKGGKSIVRITLTRTRPFTTWNMAAPEEYGFYANVNPAVPHPRWSQATERRIGDFERRRTLPFNGYAEQVAHLYSGMDLRENY encoded by the coding sequence ATGAGCGACGACACGCCGTCTGGCTCCGACATCACCCCCGAGCCGCTCTACCTGCGCCGCCGTGAGCTCCTGAAGAACGCGGGGCTCTTCCTCGGCACGGCCGCGGGTGTGGCCGGGGGACTCTTGTCGTTGACGGGCCGGGGGCGCGGCTCGAGCGCGGACGCGGTGCCCGACGCGGGCGCGGTGGCGGGGCCGGTGGTGAAGGCCGCGAGCGAGTTCGATACCTCCGAGCCGCGCACGTCCTACGAAGACATCACCACGTACAACAACTTCTACGAGCTGGGCCTGGACAAGGGGGACCCGGCGAGGCTCGCGCATCTGCTCAAGCCCCGGCCGTGGACCGTCACGCTCGACGGCGAGGTCCACGAGCCCCGGACGGTGGACATCGACCAGCTCCTGTCGTGGTTCCCTCCCGAGGAGCGCGTGTACCGGATGCGCTGCGTGGAGGCGTGGTCCATGGTGATTCCATGGCTGGGCTTTCCCCTGGCCGCGCTCCTCGCGAAGGTGAAGCCCACCAGCCACGCGCGCTACGTGGCCTTCACCACGCTGATGGACCCCGAGCAGCTCCCCGGTCAGCAGCGCCGGGTGTTGGACTGGCCCTACACGGAAGGGCTGCGGCTGGACGAAGCGAAGCATCCGCTCACCTTCATGGCCATGGGGCTCTATGGCCGCCAGCTCCCCGCGCAGAACGGCGCGCCGCTGCGGCTCGTCGTGCCTTGGAAGTATGGGTTCAAGGGCGGCAAATCGATTGTCCGCATCACCCTGACGCGCACACGGCCCTTCACGACGTGGAACATGGCGGCGCCGGAGGAGTACGGCTTCTACGCCAACGTGAATCCCGCGGTGCCACACCCGCGCTGGAGCCAGGCCACCGAGCGGCGCATCGGTGACTTCGAGCGCCGCCGCACGCTGCCCTTCAACGGGTACGCGGAGCAGGTGGCCCACCTCTACTCGGGCATGGACCTGCGCGAGAACTACTGA
- a CDS encoding protein-methionine-sulfoxide reductase heme-binding subunit MsrQ has product MATSPHPWLNPAVTVGGLAPLVFMAVQGPRGALGPNAIEAALNQTGLITLVLLVASLACTPVRLVTGWTWPARVRRTLGLLAFTYASSHFLTYVVLDRGLSLSALLEELAERPFIFVGFTAWMLLVPLAVTSTNAWVRRLGFPRWQRLHRLAYVAAVLGVVHFVWRVKKDVTEPVLYGAVLALLFALRVGEAMRKRRARAASAARNPA; this is encoded by the coding sequence ATGGCCACCTCTCCCCATCCCTGGCTCAATCCCGCCGTCACCGTGGGCGGCCTCGCGCCGCTGGTGTTCATGGCCGTGCAGGGGCCTCGCGGTGCGCTGGGCCCCAACGCCATCGAGGCCGCGCTCAACCAGACGGGGCTCATCACGCTGGTGCTGTTGGTGGCGTCGCTGGCGTGTACGCCGGTGCGCCTGGTCACCGGGTGGACGTGGCCCGCGCGCGTGCGGCGCACGCTGGGGCTGCTCGCCTTCACGTATGCGTCCTCGCACTTCCTCACGTACGTCGTGCTGGACCGGGGCCTCTCCCTGTCCGCGCTGCTGGAGGAGCTGGCCGAGCGGCCCTTCATCTTCGTGGGCTTCACCGCGTGGATGTTGCTGGTGCCGCTGGCCGTCACCTCGACGAACGCGTGGGTGCGCCGCCTGGGCTTCCCTCGCTGGCAGCGCCTGCACCGGCTGGCGTACGTGGCCGCGGTGCTGGGCGTGGTGCACTTCGTGTGGCGCGTCAAGAAGGACGTCACCGAGCCCGTGCTCTACGGCGCGGTGCTGGCCCTGCTGTTCGCCCTGCGAGTGGGAGAGGCGATGCGCAAACGCCGGGCCCGCGCCGCGTCGGCGGCCCGGAACCCGGCGTGA
- a CDS encoding response regulator: MKAGTLPSPEPSPNRPTTDPARPVGTRPASGTAAQRVLLVDDSRSIRTLLKIYLMARNFEFLEAESAEEGLKVAEAETIDLILTDFHMDGMNGADFAAQIRANANPKLAKVPILMMTGDPNVAEVRALGQKAGISAFVRKPVSCAQLMTLVDTILPLPRK, encoded by the coding sequence ATGAAGGCCGGCACCCTGCCCTCCCCTGAGCCCAGCCCCAACCGCCCCACGACGGACCCGGCGCGCCCTGTGGGAACCCGGCCGGCATCGGGTACCGCGGCCCAGCGCGTCCTGCTGGTGGATGACAGCCGCTCCATCCGGACGCTGCTGAAAATCTACCTGATGGCGCGCAACTTCGAGTTCCTCGAGGCGGAGTCCGCCGAAGAGGGGCTGAAGGTCGCCGAGGCGGAGACCATCGACCTCATCCTCACCGACTTCCACATGGACGGGATGAACGGGGCCGACTTCGCCGCGCAGATTCGCGCCAACGCCAACCCGAAGCTGGCCAAGGTCCCCATCCTGATGATGACGGGTGACCCGAACGTGGCGGAGGTCCGCGCCCTGGGACAGAAGGCCGGCATCAGCGCCTTCGTCCGCAAGCCGGTGAGCTGCGCTCAGCTCATGACGCTCGTGGACACCATCCTCCCGCTGCCGCGTAAGTAG
- a CDS encoding TonB-dependent receptor plug domain-containing protein — MKHYKALHRVGLLALCLCASQALADARLEARRHFRNGMSLIAKKEYDEGIAELEQAYAIKPHPNVLYNIARAYQDAGRTEKALDAYRRYMTSSPGDAASVEATVAALEEKQRALEASSATPPDKSGLPMPPPPASVQSQQQMATLLERLEKAIERAESMPAPGTSAPSTYVPSALPQLNESAGADEGLVPYEERVVTASRRAQSSLEAPNATTVITAEDIRLSGAQTLPELLRRVPGADVMSLGIGSANVSLRGFNQRIANKVLVLVDGRTEYQDFLGLTLWSAIPIGLDEIERIEVIRGPGSALYGANAMLGVINIITQAPGSGPRARFNVTGGTGNTVSGSFLSHGNAGALHYRASVAYSQADKFSRDYGSNRPDIVLRDPDPDIGVRGARGTLSAVYTFSEDKQIGLSGGAYRFNTEIYPLGLLRNYYMDGLTAYAKGDVELGPLKLKTFWNHISGNAGPQYEPIGQRSLALELSSNLFNAELLFARSFQLAGEHQLNVGVEGRLKRVAWNYLGALREEIHAAAFVQDEWRLAEPLSLVASYRVDRHPLLDNGTPGLAHSPRVSALFRPWEGHAFRISAASAFREPTFLESYTRLLVPVQGVPGASGLTTGNTSLRPERLTAFELGWRGEFAEVGMDWDVALYQNRVKDLIALSNFERLPPGESYDPATGNYLIGRSRFVNEDSIYTARGAEAGITLAPIDGLGVKASFAFQTISSDLEEKEECGPCSQAPQLKLFGGVTYRTQADLEFGVDVAFTSSTTWIEREPAASDPTRIELISNPLGAYTIINARVGYAAVKNVVDVALTGSQLGGSHSQHPFGNRIERRVYATLTVTP; from the coding sequence GTGAAACACTACAAAGCCCTTCATCGAGTGGGCCTGCTCGCGCTGTGTCTATGCGCATCGCAGGCCCTGGCGGACGCACGTCTCGAAGCCCGTCGCCACTTCCGCAACGGCATGAGCCTCATCGCGAAGAAGGAGTACGACGAGGGCATCGCCGAGTTGGAGCAGGCCTACGCCATCAAGCCGCACCCCAACGTCCTCTACAACATCGCCCGCGCATACCAGGACGCGGGGCGCACGGAGAAGGCGCTGGATGCGTACCGGCGCTACATGACCAGCAGCCCCGGGGACGCGGCCTCCGTCGAGGCCACCGTCGCGGCGCTGGAGGAGAAGCAGCGCGCGCTGGAGGCCTCGTCCGCGACGCCTCCGGACAAGTCCGGGCTGCCCATGCCGCCCCCGCCCGCCAGCGTCCAGTCGCAGCAGCAGATGGCCACGCTCCTGGAGCGGTTGGAGAAGGCCATCGAGCGCGCGGAGTCCATGCCCGCCCCGGGCACCTCCGCGCCGTCCACGTACGTGCCCAGCGCGCTGCCGCAGCTCAACGAGTCCGCCGGCGCCGACGAGGGCCTGGTGCCCTACGAAGAGCGCGTCGTGACGGCGAGCCGCCGCGCCCAGTCCTCGCTGGAGGCGCCCAACGCCACCACCGTCATCACCGCCGAGGACATCCGCCTGTCCGGCGCACAGACGCTGCCGGAGCTGCTGCGCCGCGTGCCCGGCGCGGACGTCATGTCGCTGGGCATCGGCAGCGCCAACGTGTCGCTGCGTGGCTTCAACCAGCGCATCGCCAACAAGGTGCTCGTGCTGGTGGACGGCCGCACCGAGTACCAGGACTTCCTCGGCCTGACCCTGTGGTCCGCCATCCCCATCGGGCTGGATGAAATCGAGCGCATCGAGGTCATCCGCGGCCCGGGCAGCGCGCTGTACGGCGCCAACGCCATGTTGGGCGTCATCAACATCATCACCCAGGCCCCGGGCTCCGGCCCGCGCGCGCGCTTCAACGTCACCGGCGGCACCGGCAACACCGTGTCGGGCTCGTTCCTCAGCCACGGCAACGCGGGCGCGCTGCACTACCGCGCGTCCGTGGCGTACTCGCAGGCGGACAAGTTCAGCCGCGACTACGGCAGCAACCGCCCGGACATCGTGCTCAGGGACCCGGACCCGGACATCGGCGTGCGCGGCGCGCGCGGCACGCTGTCCGCCGTCTACACCTTCTCCGAGGACAAGCAGATTGGCCTGTCCGGCGGCGCGTACCGGTTCAACACGGAAATCTATCCGCTGGGCCTGCTGCGCAACTACTACATGGACGGCCTCACCGCGTACGCCAAGGGCGACGTGGAGCTGGGCCCCCTCAAGCTGAAGACGTTCTGGAACCACATCTCCGGCAACGCGGGGCCGCAGTACGAGCCCATCGGCCAGCGCTCGCTGGCGCTGGAGCTCAGCTCCAACCTGTTCAACGCGGAGCTGCTCTTCGCGCGCTCGTTCCAACTGGCCGGCGAGCATCAGCTGAACGTGGGCGTGGAGGGCCGCCTCAAGCGCGTGGCCTGGAACTACCTGGGCGCGCTGCGCGAGGAGATTCACGCCGCCGCCTTCGTGCAGGACGAGTGGCGTCTGGCCGAGCCGCTCAGCCTGGTCGCCAGCTACCGCGTGGACCGCCACCCGCTGCTCGACAACGGCACGCCGGGCCTGGCGCACTCGCCCCGCGTGTCCGCGCTGTTCCGTCCGTGGGAAGGCCACGCGTTCCGCATCAGCGCGGCCTCCGCCTTCCGCGAGCCCACCTTCTTGGAGAGCTACACGCGGCTGCTCGTCCCCGTGCAGGGCGTCCCCGGCGCCAGCGGCTTGACCACCGGCAACACGTCGCTGCGCCCCGAGCGCCTCACCGCCTTCGAGCTCGGCTGGCGCGGCGAGTTCGCCGAGGTCGGCATGGACTGGGACGTGGCCCTCTACCAGAACCGGGTGAAGGACCTCATCGCCCTGTCCAACTTCGAGCGCCTGCCGCCGGGCGAGTCGTATGACCCGGCCACTGGCAACTACCTCATCGGCCGCTCGCGCTTCGTGAACGAGGACTCCATCTACACCGCGCGCGGAGCGGAGGCCGGCATCACCCTGGCCCCCATCGATGGCCTGGGCGTCAAGGCCAGCTTCGCGTTCCAGACCATCTCCTCGGACCTGGAGGAGAAGGAGGAGTGTGGCCCGTGCAGCCAGGCGCCGCAGCTCAAGCTGTTCGGCGGCGTGACCTACCGCACGCAGGCGGACCTGGAGTTCGGCGTGGACGTGGCCTTCACCTCGTCCACCACGTGGATTGAGCGCGAGCCGGCCGCGTCGGACCCCACGCGCATCGAGCTCATCTCCAACCCGCTGGGCGCCTACACCATCATCAACGCGCGCGTGGGTTACGCGGCCGTGAAGAACGTGGTGGACGTCGCGCTGACGGGCAGCCAGCTCGGCGGCTCGCACTCCCAACATCCTTTCGGCAACCGCATCGAGCGGCGCGTCTACGCGACGCTGACGGTGACTCCATGA